The DNA segment GTAGAAAAGTAATTGAATTTAATAATATAAGTAAGCAGTATATACTTGGTTCTATTGGAACAGGTACTCTTAGTCAAGATATTAACAGGTGGTGGGCAAAGATACGAGGTAAAGAGGATCCTTTCTTGAAAATCGGTGAAGTAAATGATCGATCTAAGAAAGCTGACGGTAGTTTTGTTTGGGCATTAAAAGATATTACATTTGATGTGGAACAAGGAGATGTTGTTGGTATTATTGGTAAGAACGGAGCAGGGAAGTCAACTCTTTTGAAGATTCTTTCAAGGGTTACAGCCCCAACTACTGGTTCAATCAAAGTAAAAGGTCGTATAGCATCGCTGCTTGAAGTAGGAACAGGCTTCCATCCAGAAATGACAGGTAGAGAAAATATCTACATGAACGGTTCTATAATGGGAATGACTAAACAAGAAATAGGTCGTAAATTAGATGAAATTGTTGATTTCGCCGGAGTCGAAAAATACATAGATACACCTGTAAAGCGTTATTCTTCAGGTATGATAGTCCGTTTGGGATTTGCTATCGCAGCTCATTTAGAGCCTGAAATCCTTGTTGTTGATGAAGTCCTTGCAGTTGGTGATGCTGAATTTCAGAAAAAGGCTATCGGGAAAATGCAAGATGTTTCGAAAGGAGAGGGCAGAACAGTTTTGTTCGTTAGTCATAATATGGCAGCAGTAAGAAGTCTGTGTAGTAGAGGCATATTACTCAATAATGGTAGTGTTGACTTTATTGGTAATATACCTGATACCATAAATAGGTACATTAACATAGAAAGCTCTGTTTTTAATGCTAGTATTATAAATAATATCAAATGGTTGAAAAATTCAATCAAGATAAAAAAAATTGAAATCAATAAGACCGAAAGTTCTTATTCTATTATTAATAGTTGTCAAAATAGTTTAGATGTCCTAATAGAAGGTGAAACATTCGAAAATATGTCATATGATATTATGGTGATTATAAAGAATAAAGATGGATTCCCTTATGCAACATTTGGAATGGGGCATAATATGGGTGATATACAGCATCAAAATATAGGTCCCTTTATTATAAAAAGAGTTATAAAACTTCCAGAGATAATTAATAAAGGAGTCGTTTTTGTTGATTTATTTATTCATCATCCTATGGTTGAATGGTATTTGAAGGCTCCTCATTGTTGTACTTTAGAATGTGAAGGCTTTCAATCAGGGTTTGGTAAGCCATTGAATCAATATGATAGCGGATTTATTGGATTGACAATAGTATAATTATTAACACTCTTATTTTTTATTTATAGGCTTAAAAAATAATTTTATAGTTTTTATTCTTTTACGTATTAAATATTCTGTGTGTTTTATGTCTTTAATGTATTTTTCATAAAACCATGAAGCTATACTCCATGGGAATGGTGGTTTGTGGTACATTTCAAATGATACGGTATATAAATCTATACAGAGTTCTTTTAAGATGTTATTTTTTATAAATCTTCCCATAATATATCCGCCACATCTGAAACTAGGCATTTGACGTTCTGCATATAAATCTGGATAATATTTCATGCAGAAATTACCATATGTTTCAAACTCTGAAAAAGGACATAATTCATTAGGTTCTGTAGCAAAAATGATTTTTTCAAACCAACTATTACCCAAAATTATATTATTATCTATATTTTCTATAAGGTTTTTTACAATTGATTTATTAAACATCATGTGTTCTGATATATAAGAATGTTCATTTACTTTTGTAATATTAAGAATCTTTTTTATTGTATTAAAATATGGTTGGTGATATTCACTTTTCATTGAAAAGTATGGCCTGCTATCTTTGTCAAAAAAATCAATATGTCTTATTGGTAAGGTATCAGCATCCCATGATAAATAATAATCAGTATTACAATATTTACTTAGTGCAAATCCTAATTTAATAAATTGTTGTAAATACCATCCAGTTCTTGGATGTAGAGATTTGTGAACATGCAATAGCTTATCAATTGTTTTAAAGGTAATGAAAGGCACAATGTTGTCCTCATCAAGTATTGTACATTTTTTATTTTTTTTAATTGATGACGGTAAGCAACAACTCATTTCTTTGTTAGTTATTATATATATATGTTCAGGATTTAGAAACATATTTATATAATACAGCGTTTTTCTTAAGAATAAATAGTCCTTAAATGCAACTGGTATTATAATGTTATACTTCATTTGTAAGTGATATATTAATTGATAGCTTATAATAATTTTACGTGTTAATACAAAATAATGTTACCATATTTTTTATTACTTTTTGATTTTATATGTCAATTTAAATAATAGTCACAATAGTCGAGAATCTTGTATACCAACAAACATCCTTTTGATAATACTTCCATAATATTTTATTATTATATTTAATATCTTTTGATTACAAAGATAGTTAATTCGTTTTGTATTACCAAAATATCAGATTTATTTTGTATTTTTACAATCAAATATAAGTTATATGGAAAAAACTATAGTTTTTATATGTGCACATAAGGAGGTGGAACTTCCTCAGCATGAATTTTTTATGCCAATACAGGCTGGCACTGGAATTGGACGTGAGATTTTACCTTATACACCAGATAATACTGGAGATAATATTTCTGTAAAGAATAAAAACTATTGTGAATTGACTTGTCATTATTGGGTGTGGAAAAATCTTAAAAATGTTGGAATCGTTGGATTAAATCATTATCGTCGATATTTTGATTTCGAAAAACGTTTTTTAAAATTTGCCCCTGACAGGAGTTTTATTTCTGCAGATAGTTTTTTATCTAAAACATATAAATTCCCTAATTTAGAAGGGATTTTAAAGAAATATGATATAATTCTTCCCAATACTAGAAATTATCCTTACAATATGGCAACACAGTATGGCGTATTTCATATTGTTGATGATTGGGTTATACTTAAAGACGTTATTAAAGAGTTATCTCCAGAATATATTCCTGCATTCGAAAAAACCATGGAGCATAGAAATTATTCATCGAATTATAATATGTTTATAACAAAGTGGAATTATTTTGATGAATATTCTGAGTGGCTATTTAAAATACTTTTTGAAGTTGAAAAACGTTGCAAAATATCTTCTGATCCAGTGCAATCCAGACTATTTGGGTATATGTCAGAAAGATTAATAAATGTATACTGTGAATATAAGCATTTAAGGATAAAACATGTACCAATTATTGTTCCAATAGATGATTTTGACACATCAATGAATCCTAGCTATTTGAGATATAATTGGTGGAAATTTAGAAATAATTTCGTTTATCATGTAAATAAATTATTATAATGAGTAGTTCAAATAATGATATAAGACCGTTAGTCGTAGTATGGTGTCTTACTTATAACCAGGTAAATTATATAAAAGATGCACTAAATGGTTTTCTTATGCAGAAAACTAACTTTAATTTTGAAGTTGTTGTGCATGATGATGCTTCTAATGACGGCACAAGTGACATTATAAAAGAATATGCAAAAAAAAATCCGAATATAATTATACCTTATATTGAACAGAACAATAGATGGAAGAAGGGAGGCCTTCCACATATAATTGAATTAATGAACACTAAACATAGAAGAGCTAAATATATAGCTTTCTGTGAAGGAGACGATTACTGGACGAATCCTTATAAACTGCAAATGCAAGTGGATTTCTTAGAATCGAATCCTAAATATTCAATGTGTTTTCACAGTGCATATAAGAAGTATGAATGTCAAACGACAAGTTGGATAAATTGTGAAAATATTCAAGATAAAGATTATGATGCAAATGATTTGTTTGTTAACTGGACTGTTCCTACAGCATCAATACTTTGTAGAAAAGATGCTATGGATTTTTATGCAGGGATAAAAGATGCAAATAGGATACAAAATTATGATATATTTATAATTTTGTGCTGTGCTATGGTTGGCAATATAAGAGGAA comes from the Xylanibacter oryzae DSM 17970 genome and includes:
- a CDS encoding ABC transporter ATP-binding protein, with product MSRKVIEFNNISKQYILGSIGTGTLSQDINRWWAKIRGKEDPFLKIGEVNDRSKKADGSFVWALKDITFDVEQGDVVGIIGKNGAGKSTLLKILSRVTAPTTGSIKVKGRIASLLEVGTGFHPEMTGRENIYMNGSIMGMTKQEIGRKLDEIVDFAGVEKYIDTPVKRYSSGMIVRLGFAIAAHLEPEILVVDEVLAVGDAEFQKKAIGKMQDVSKGEGRTVLFVSHNMAAVRSLCSRGILLNNGSVDFIGNIPDTINRYINIESSVFNASIINNIKWLKNSIKIKKIEINKTESSYSIINSCQNSLDVLIEGETFENMSYDIMVIIKNKDGFPYATFGMGHNMGDIQHQNIGPFIIKRVIKLPEIINKGVVFVDLFIHHPMVEWYLKAPHCCTLECEGFQSGFGKPLNQYDSGFIGLTIV
- a CDS encoding DUF6492 family protein translates to MKYNIIIPVAFKDYLFLRKTLYYINMFLNPEHIYIITNKEMSCCLPSSIKKNKKCTILDEDNIVPFITFKTIDKLLHVHKSLHPRTGWYLQQFIKLGFALSKYCNTDYYLSWDADTLPIRHIDFFDKDSRPYFSMKSEYHQPYFNTIKKILNITKVNEHSYISEHMMFNKSIVKNLIENIDNNIILGNSWFEKIIFATEPNELCPFSEFETYGNFCMKYYPDLYAERQMPSFRCGGYIMGRFIKNNILKELCIDLYTVSFEMYHKPPFPWSIASWFYEKYIKDIKHTEYLIRKRIKTIKLFFKPINKK
- a CDS encoding DUF4422 domain-containing protein, translating into MEKTIVFICAHKEVELPQHEFFMPIQAGTGIGREILPYTPDNTGDNISVKNKNYCELTCHYWVWKNLKNVGIVGLNHYRRYFDFEKRFLKFAPDRSFISADSFLSKTYKFPNLEGILKKYDIILPNTRNYPYNMATQYGVFHIVDDWVILKDVIKELSPEYIPAFEKTMEHRNYSSNYNMFITKWNYFDEYSEWLFKILFEVEKRCKISSDPVQSRLFGYMSERLINVYCEYKHLRIKHVPIIVPIDDFDTSMNPSYLRYNWWKFRNNFVYHVNKLL
- a CDS encoding glycosyltransferase — protein: MQKTNFNFEVVVHDDASNDGTSDIIKEYAKKNPNIIIPYIEQNNRWKKGGLPHIIELMNTKHRRAKYIAFCEGDDYWTNPYKLQMQVDFLESNPKYSMCFHSAYKKYECQTTSWINCENIQDKDYDANDLFVNWTVPTASILCRKDAMDFYAGIKDANRIQNYDIFIILCCAMVGNIRGMHEQMSVYRIQGQGLSYNNKALIRTVMNNPEHFMCLKRNFPIVNKYCVNDTISKTFFERALIQESLNAKIIDYLQSLRFNYRRFFKMAFKVIFKKVVDV